From one Rhodamnia argentea isolate NSW1041297 chromosome 1, ASM2092103v1, whole genome shotgun sequence genomic stretch:
- the LOC115748793 gene encoding N-alpha-acetyltransferase 40 isoform X1 has translation MESKGQSARNKGKKLKRKEVLEKKKAVDELVRAASSETDHLVSFQAFRHYNRNGVSVYLDWGRGDRLSSSVKQYVYNLLKANMEGPFGAEWPAEEKVKRREMVASEARYIFVHDVANASADGMPSVVEAKKEVTDSMLEIVSIVGFVHFRFLVEEEIPVLYVYEIQLEPHVQGKGLGKFLMQLIELIARKNRMGAVVLTVQKTNLSAMKFYTSKLRYIVSSISPSRVNPLLGSEASYEILCKAFEPEAKAVLEVIEATDNDC, from the exons ATGGAGTCCAAGGGACAGAGCGCGCgcaacaaaggaaagaaactgAAACGCAAAGAG GTTctggagaagaagaaagcagTCGACGAGCTGGTAAGAGCGGCTTCTTCCGAAACCGACCATCTCGTTTCCTTCCAGGCCTTCCGCCATTACAACCGCAACG GTGTCTCCGTTTATTTGGATTGGGGACGTGGAGATAGATTATCTTCTTCTGTCAAGCAGTATGTGTACAACCTGCTTAAG GCCAACATGGAAGGTCCTTTCGGAGCTGAGTGGCCTGCAGAGGAGAAGGTGAAGCGCCGGGAAATGGTTGCTTCTGAAGCACGCTATATATTTGTTCACGATGTTGCGAATGCCAGTGCTGACGGGATGCCGTCGGTGGTTgaggcaaaaaaagaagttaCTGATAGCATGTTGGAGATTGTAAGCATTGTCGGGTTTGTTCACTTCCGTTTTCTTGTGGAGGAAGAAATACCTGTCCTCTACGTGTATGAGATACAGCTTGAGCCTCATGTCCAAGGGAAGGGGCTGGGTAAATTTTTGATGCAGTTGATTGAGCTTATCGCTAGAAAG AATCGCATGGGTGCTGTGGTACTTACGGTACAGAAAACCAATTTGTCAGCTATGAAGTTCTATACTAGTAAGCTGAG ATACATTGTatcatcaatttcaccctcaagaGTCAATCCATtg CTGGGCAGTGAGGCAAGCTATGAAATTCTTTGCAAAGCATTTGAACCCGAAGCCAAAGCTGTGTTGGAG GTGATTGAAGCGACTGACAATGACTGTTGA
- the LOC115748796 gene encoding uncharacterized protein LOC115748796, whose protein sequence is MSDPYERAKGGRLAFKGGALASRSKSIDKKHKKKHKQKLKDAAVEDGEIEQPQVEDGGAAAAAAAGAQDIYTIDAAKKMKYEELFPVETKKFGYDPKFKAKNVEDALDDRVKKKADRYCK, encoded by the coding sequence ATGTCGGACCCTTACGAGCGAGCTAAAGGTGGGAGGCTGGCCTTCAAGGGCGGAGCCCTAGCGTCTCGCAGCAAGTCCATCGACAAGAAGCACAAGAAGAAGCACAAGCAAAAGCTCAAGGACGCCGCCGTCGAGGACGGCGAAATCGAGCAGCCGCAAGTGGAGGATGgtggcgccgccgccgccgctgccgcggGGGCCCAGGATATTTATACCATCGACGcggcgaagaagatgaagtatgaGGAGCTGTTCCCCGTGGAGACGAAGAAGTTCGGCTACGACCCCAAGTTCAAGGCCAAGAACGTAGAGGACGCGCTCGATGACCGAGTGAAGAAGAAGGCGGATCGATACTGCAAATGA
- the LOC115748790 gene encoding pentatricopeptide repeat-containing protein At5g16860: MLHRSIHHQDQKRLLHRPFPHALAVSLFSSTPSSTPAVTTASLQQCASLHRAKLLHQQTLVQGLTHLAARVIGSYIACDAPAHALSLLEQVAPCSYSVYWWNMLIRRSVRLGFLDDVLGHFRRMRRLGWRPDHYTFPFVLKACGELPSFRRGASVHGVVCANGFQGNVFVCNAVVAMYGRCGALDDARKMFDELSEREIGDVVSWNSIMAAYFQAGDCRNTLKLFDRMTWDSGHVPDAVSLVNILPACASLGAPVQGKQVHAFALRRGLSEDVYVGNAVLDMYAKCQMLDEARKVFKQMEVKDLVSWNALVTGYSQVGRFDDALSLFEKMEDDEIELNVVTWSAVIAGYAQRGHGYEALDVFRRMCLSGSEPNIVTLVSLLSGCASAGALLQGKETHCYAIKCVLNKLDNDPGDDLMVINALIDMYAKCGSAGAARTMFDLIAPEHRNVVTWTVMIGGYAQQGEANDALKLFSEMVNQTNFIKPNAFTISCGLMACARLAALRFGTQIHAYILRNQYESVMVHVENCLVDMYSKSGDIDAGRVVFDHMQHRNTISWTSLMTGYGMHGRGDEALWVFNEMRKAGLVPDAVTFVVVLYACSHAGLVDQGIEYFDTMDSDYGVVPGVEHYACMVDLLGRAGRLGEAMKVVKRMPMQPTPIVWVALLSASRLHGNVEFGEYAANKLLELESENDGSYTLLSNIYANARRWKDVARVRSLMKSTGIRKRPGCSWVQGMKGTATFYVGDRTHPQSQQIYEVLADLILRIKALGYVPQTSFALHDVDDEEKGDLLSEHSEKLALAYGILTMAPGAPIRITKNLRICGDCHSAMTYISMIIEHEIILRDSSRFHHFKKGSCSCKGYW, translated from the coding sequence ATGCTGCACCGTTCGATACACCACCAAGACCAGAAGCGACTTCTTCATCGTCCCTTTCCGCACGCCCTCGCGGTCTCCTTGTTCTCTTCAACACCGTCGTCCACTCCTGCCGTCACGACCGCGTCGTTGCAGCAATGCGCTTCTCTGCACCGAGCCAAGCTCCTTCACCAGCAGACCCTCGTCCAGGGCCTAACCCACCTCGCGGCTCGCGTCATCGGCTCGTACATCGCCTGCGATGCCCCGGCTCACGCTCTCTCCCTGCTGGAGCAGGTCGCGCCTTGCTCGTATTCGGTTTACTGGTGGAACATGCTCATCCGGCGGAGCGTCCGCCTGGGTTTTCTCGACGACGTTCTTGGTCATTTCCGGAGGATGCGGAGGCTGGGCTGGAGGCCCGATCACTACACGTTTCCCTTCGTTCTCAAGGCCTGCGGCGAGCTCCCGTCATTCCGTCGAGGCGCTTCGGTCCATGGGGTCGTCTGTGCTAATGGGTTCCAGGGTAATGTGTTTGTGTGCAATGCGGTGGTGGCAATGTACGGACGGTGCGGCGCGCTGGATGATGCGCGGAAGATGTTCGATGAATTGTCCGAGAGAGAGATTGGTGATGTTGTCTCTTGGAATTCGATTATGGCTGCTTATTTTCAGGCGGGGGATTGTAGGAATACGCTCAAATTGTTTGATCGGATGACCTGGGATAGTGGCCACGTTCCCGATGCGGTTAGCCTCGTGAATATCCTCCCTGCTTGTGCTTCGCTTGGTGCGCCGGTGCAAGGAAAGCAGGTACATGCTTTTGCGCTCCGTAGAGGGTTGTCTGAGGATGTTTATGTGGGTAATGCTGTGTTGGATATGTATGCCAAGTGTCAGATGTTGGACGAAGCGAGGAAGGTCTTTAAGCAAATGGAggttaaggatcttgtctcctGGAATGCCCTGGTCACTGGATACTCGCAGGTTGGTAGATTTGATGACGCTTTGAGTCTTTTTGAGAAGATGGAGGATGATGAGATTGAGTTGAATGTGGTGACATGGAGTGCTGTGATTGCAGGGTATGCCCAGAGGGGGCATGGTTATGAGGCTCTCGATGTCTTCAGAAGGATGTGCCTTAGTGGATCAGAGCCCAACATTGTTACTCTCGTTTCTCTTCTCTCAGGTTGTGCATCTGCAGGAGCATTGCTTCAAGGGAAGGAGACTCATTGTTATGCCATCAAGTGTGTTCTGAATAAGCTAGACAATGATCCGGGGGATGATTTGATGGTTATTAATGCTTTGATTGACATGTATGCCAAGTGCGGATCTGCTGGAGCTGCCCGCACCATGTTTGACTTGATAGCACCAGAACACAGGAATGTGGTAACGTGGACTGTGATGATTGGCGGATACGCTCAGCAGGGGGAAGCAAATGATGCTTTGAAGTTGTTCTCTGAGATGGTCAATCAAACAAACTTCATAAAGCCAAACGCTTTCACCATATCATGTGGCTTAATGGCCTGTGCTCGTTTGGCTGCCTTGAGGTTCGGTACACAAATACACGCTTACATATTGCGAAATCAATACGAGTCTGTGATGGTGCACGTGGAGAATTGCCTAGTAGATATGTACTCCAAATCTGGAGATATTGATGCGGGTAGAGTCGTGTTTGACCACATGCAGCACAGGAACACCATTTCCTGGACATCCCTGATGACTGGTTACGGAATGCATGGACGTGGTGACGAAGCTCTCTGGGTTTTCAATGAGATGAGGAAAGCGGGCTTGGTGCCTGATGCAGTCACTTTCGTAGTTGTCCTATATGCTTGTAGCCATGCTGGTCTGGTAGATCAGGGCATTGAATATTTTGACACCATGGACAGTGATTATGGTGTTGTCCCTGGAGTAGAACATTATGCTTGCATGGTTGACCTTTTAGGACGTGCTGGTCGATTGGGTGAAGCCATGAAGGTCGTCAAAAGAATGCCTATGCAACCTACCCCCATTGTATGGGTTGCACTGCTCAGCGCTTCTAGGTTACATGGAAATGTTGAATTTGGGGAATATGCTGCTAATAAATTGTTGGAGCTGGAGTCGGAGAATGACGGGTCCTATACATTGCTTTCTAACATATACGCGAATGCGAGGCGTTGGAAAGATGTGGCTAGGGTCAGGTCTCTAATGAAATCTACTGGAATCAGGAAGAGACCTGGTTGTAGCTGGGTACAAGGAATGAAGGGTACTGCCACATTCTACGTGGGAGACAGGACTCATCCACAATCGCAACAAATTTATGAAGTTCTCGCGGACTTGATCTTACGAATCAAAGCTCTTGGTTATGTTCCACAGACGAGCTTTGCGCTCCATGATGTGGATGATGAGGAAAAAGGTGACTTGCTCTCTGAGCACAGCGAGAAGCTTGCTCTAGCTTATGGCATCCTAACAATGGCTCCTGGTGCGCCGATCCGGATAACCAAGAATTTACGCATCTGCGGAGATTGCCACAGTGCCATGACATACATATCTATGATAATTGAGCACGAGATCATATTGAGAGATTCAAGTCGTTTCCATCATTTCAAGAAAGGGTCTTGCTCCTGCAAAGGCTACTGGTGA
- the LOC115748793 gene encoding N-alpha-acetyltransferase 40 isoform X2, protein MESKGQSARNKGKKLKRKEVLEKKKAVDELVRAASSETDHLVSFQAFRHYNRNGVSVYLDWGRGDRLSSSVKQYVYNLLKANMEGPFGAEWPAEEKVKRREMVASEARYIFVHDVANASADGMPSVVEAKKEVTDSMLEIVSIVGFVHFRFLVEEEIPVLYVYEIQLEPHVQGKGLGKFLMQLIELIARKNRMGAVVLTVQKTNLSAMKFYTSKLRYIVSSISPSRVNPLLGSEASYEILCKAFEPEAKAVLEEGD, encoded by the exons ATGGAGTCCAAGGGACAGAGCGCGCgcaacaaaggaaagaaactgAAACGCAAAGAG GTTctggagaagaagaaagcagTCGACGAGCTGGTAAGAGCGGCTTCTTCCGAAACCGACCATCTCGTTTCCTTCCAGGCCTTCCGCCATTACAACCGCAACG GTGTCTCCGTTTATTTGGATTGGGGACGTGGAGATAGATTATCTTCTTCTGTCAAGCAGTATGTGTACAACCTGCTTAAG GCCAACATGGAAGGTCCTTTCGGAGCTGAGTGGCCTGCAGAGGAGAAGGTGAAGCGCCGGGAAATGGTTGCTTCTGAAGCACGCTATATATTTGTTCACGATGTTGCGAATGCCAGTGCTGACGGGATGCCGTCGGTGGTTgaggcaaaaaaagaagttaCTGATAGCATGTTGGAGATTGTAAGCATTGTCGGGTTTGTTCACTTCCGTTTTCTTGTGGAGGAAGAAATACCTGTCCTCTACGTGTATGAGATACAGCTTGAGCCTCATGTCCAAGGGAAGGGGCTGGGTAAATTTTTGATGCAGTTGATTGAGCTTATCGCTAGAAAG AATCGCATGGGTGCTGTGGTACTTACGGTACAGAAAACCAATTTGTCAGCTATGAAGTTCTATACTAGTAAGCTGAG ATACATTGTatcatcaatttcaccctcaagaGTCAATCCATtg CTGGGCAGTGAGGCAAGCTATGAAATTCTTTGCAAAGCATTTGAACCCGAAGCCAAAGCTGTGTTGGAG GAAGGTGATTGA
- the LOC115748792 gene encoding type IV inositol polyphosphate 5-phosphatase 9-like — protein MWPKLALNKVLRKSLSSSSFVADSPDLSAIMPEFHRSDASTMKACNRQTCEIFVSSWNVGGIVPPEDMDMEYWLDIKKCQADIYVFGFQEIVPLSAGNVLSSENRKISGKWNAMIRETLNKSSSGARPGHSSTAGGQSKEHFRCIVSKQMVGIFISVWVRSNLCEFVNHPTVSCVGCGIMGCLGNKGSVSVRFLLGETSFCFICSHLASGGRERDARHRNSDATEILLRTTFPHGPSRNLPRKILDHDRVIWLGDLNYRIHLPDTTTRSLVEQGKWDLLLEKDQLKAELMEGHVFQGWQEGVIKFAPTYKYCPNSEAYYGENPNTKVKKSRAPAWCDRIIWFGKGLKQSQYDRGESKLSDHRPVRAIFTAETGIYRVLQNSEVSNRRGLIDTRTTFTRVLE, from the exons ATGTGGCCTAAGCTGGCGCTTAACAAGGTCCTAAGAAAAAGTTTAAGCAGCAGTAGTTTCGTAGCCGACTCGCCGGATTTGAGCGCGATCATGCCGGAATTTCACAGATCAGATGCCAGCACCATGAAGGCATGCAATCGGCAAACTTGCGA GATCTTTGTCAGCTCTTGGAACGTTGGAGGCATTGTACCGCCAGAAGACATGGACATGGAATATTGGCTTGACATAAAGAAATGTCAGGCTGACATATATGTTTTCGG GTTCCAAGAAATAGTCCCTCTGAGTGCCGGCAATGTTTTGAGTTCAGAAAACAGAAAGATTTCCGGGAAATGGAATGCAATGATAAGAGAGACTCTCAACAAGTCGAGCTCAGGGGCAAGGCCGGGTCATAGTTCTACTGCAGGAGGCCAATCGAAAGAACATTTCCGATGTATTGTCAGTAAGCAGATGGTTGGAATATTTATATCCGTTTGGGTCAGGAGCAACCTCTGCGAATTCGTCAATCATCCGACCGTTTCTTGCGTCGGCTGCGGGATAATGGGTTGCTTAGGAAACAAG GGTTCGGTGTCAGTTAGATTTTTGTTGGGTGAAACAAGCTTCTGCTTTATTTGTAGCCATTTAGCTTCTGGAGGGAGAGAACGTGATGCGAGGCACAGAAACTCAGACGCAACAGAGATATTGTTGCGGACGACCTTCCCACACGGCCCCTCGCGCAATTTGCCGAGAAAAATCCTCGACCACGA TCGAGTGATTTGGCTGGGCGACCTAAACTACAGAATCCACCTGCCCGACACCACGACTCGGTCTCTAGTCGAGCAAGGGAAGTGGGATTTACTATTGGAAAAAGATCAG CTGAAGGCCGAGCTCATGGAGGGTCATGTCTTCCAAGGTTGGCAAGAGGGAGTTATCAAGTTTGCACCAACCTATAAATACTGCCCGAATTCGGAGGCTTACTATGGTGAAAACCCGAATACCAAAGTCAAAAAGAGTCGGGCTCCCGCATG GTGTGATCGGATAATTTGGTTCGGGAAGGGATTGAAGCAAAGCCAGTACGACAGAGGAGAATCGAAATTGTCCGATCACAGACCTGTTCGAGCGATTTTCACAGCAGAGACCGGGATTTACAGAGTACTGCAGAATTCAGAAGTTTCTAATAGGAGGGGATTAATTGATACAAGAACAACATTTACAAGAGTTCTTGAATAA